ACAGTACTCCGTCACCTTTTACTATTCGTATCATTTTGTCAGATATTTGATCATCTGCTTTCTTAGCCTTACTTGGGTATTACATTGGTGTATTCTTTGATTCTATTCTATAAGTAATTTGATGTGAATTATTACCCTTTATATCaagtgtaaaaaataaaattatgattattttgGAGAGGTGAGCTTGACCCCTTGGTGCTAAGTGAGTGGTATTTGATCTCAGGATCTCGGAGTTAGGGATGGAACTTGATCATTGAGTAAATCTCTTGgtttaataaaatatgtttcTTTTAGTAGGCAATGGTAATCTCTGTGCAGAATAATGCTAGTGTGAAAGAACCTATTCCTTGCAAACGCTGAGCTTAATCTAGTAGGACTAAGCCTTAATCTCAATTAGTTGGTGTTGGATCTCTTGCTGCTATTGTATTATGTTTTTTGCTGAAGTCTTATGGATTTTAAAAGATTGTTGATTGTTTGAGACAACTAGCGTCCATATGATTTTAAGTCGGCCTCCTCTATTTCAACACCTTCAATCGTCATAGTGCCCACACTGATGAATTTGTGCATCTGAGGGTTTACGGATGACATAACCATATCATCTCAGCTGACATTCTCTCTTCTTATACTCCGTGTGTACTACTTGTACGTTCTGTGGGATCTAATCATTTCTAGTATCGTATGATCACATAGTTAtctttaactttcttatttctgCTTCACTTATCTTGTGTATGTCTAATCTTGTCATATGACTGGTAAGTTTAACACCACAGCAGAACTCTGAACATCTCATttgttcatatatatatttgaaccATGATCTTCCTTCTCCATTTGGTATCTCTGTATTTCTTAACATAACATTGAATAGCTTGATAATGAGTAAAACTCTTAACCTTTTTAAGGCATTACAAGGTGTCGTTTCTGACACAAATATTCTAACCTTCATATTTTTTATGGTATTCTTTACTTTTAAGACTTCAATTGTACGTGGAAGTTTCTGTCTTGCATGATCTGCCAAGATATGTAAAGTTACCCTCATGATTTAAGTTGATCAATTAGTCGAAGTAGCATCACTACATCTCATTGATCTCATTCTCTCATGTCAAAACCTTTTTGGGATTGCttttaatttacttatttaaaGTTTTTGTCCTATTTTCTCTCATTCTTGCTAGTTTATTGATTTCTTTTCCCCCCTTCCCCTCTCTTCATATGTTGTCTTTCTAATGGGCGAGAATCGAATGTGCAGGTGTCCGTTCCAGTCATGCAAAAGCTGCTGCGCGAAAGCGCAAAATCCCTGTCATATACATGGTATGATCAACTTTAAAATTTCACAGCTGCTGTCAGTATTCCTCAATtctatttaataaattgtaCCTATGCCTTTTTGTTATGTATGGTGAAGAAATTGCTCTTTTCCATTAGTAGTATTAtcttttatatatcatatttttttaatcttatatTTTGACTCTAGTTGGAGGCCAAATTTTTAATCATGTCTACATGTGGTGGCATGTTTCTCTACTACTCACAGCCAACATTAACCAATATCTGGTGAACGAATAAGTAATCCAGTAAGTATCTGAGACCTCCTCCTGGTAACTACTTTCAAAGATTCTCGGTGCAGCAATACCTCACAAGTAATCTGAAAGGGGAAGGCTTTAGGTACCAGGCCTCTAGTCCAAGTTAGATGATACtctttcaaattttaaagcCAGTAATAAATCACATGAAGCACTGTGCCCATCTTTAGATGTTAAACTTCATAACAGCATTATTCCTGGGCACAGTTCTGTTATGAAGTTAACTTCTAAAGATGCTGTTATGAAGTTTAACATCTAAAGATGGGCACAGTGCTTCATGTGATTTATTCCTggctttaaattttgaaaagagtATCATCAAACTTGGACTAGAGGCCTGGTACCTAAAGCTTTCCCCTTTCAGATAACTTGTGAGTTATTGCTGCACTGAGAATCTCCGAAAGTAGTTACCAGGAGGTCCCAGATGCTTACTGGATTACTTGTTCGTTCACCAGATGTTGGTTAATGTTGGTTGTGAGTAGTAGAGAAACATGCCACCACATGTAGTCAAGATTAAAAAATTGGCCTCCAACTAGAGTCAGGTATCTGTGAGGGAGAGTGTGGAGTACCTGATACCCAACCATAGTCTTTGGGGAATTATGGGTTCATGGTTTGAGTATCTGTAAATGTTTTCTGCATTAGATTAACAAGGCATATGCATAAAGGCAGTGTCTCTGGCATATATCTTCACACTATTGGTGTAAACTTTGTTTTGACATCATTGGGATGTTATGTGGTAATGAACTGCATTTGGGGCTTTTGACTTGTAAATTATTAGTCAACTTTTCATTGACTGCCTGGTTCTGTAAAACGTTGAAAGGATCAAATATTAAAATCATCAGATGGAAGAGACTGATAGCAGGGACTTTAGCACATATTCTGTTAAGGCAATTTCTTGTTTCTTGGAAGCTTGTACTAAAGGGCTTCCTGGagaatatgttctaatgtgatTCTGTCATTCCTTTCTTGTGCTCAAGAATATGTATCCCTTATTTGGCCTTGTGCAGTTCTGAAAGGTGGTTCAACTCTTCCAGATAAGATACCAGCTTCTGGGTCTCCTGTGGTGGACCAGCAGTCCACTGAAGCATCTCACTCTGGGTAAGTTTTACTCAAAAATGCATGATCACGTTATATACGACATCTTTAGTAAATTGCAATCATCAGCTGTCTCAGTTAACAATTCTACATTAGAAATGCGCTTCAAGGAGCCTTTATCTGCCATTTTGATGTGATCTCTTTTGCATTTGCATTGCAAGTTCTTGGCACTCAAAATTTTATTATGCTATTTGATTGTTAAGTTACCTTCTGTGGAATAATCTGTTGAATTACTAGGGTTTGTTCACGCGCATTTCTGTATCTACTGCATGCCCCCCCACCCAAATATTCTGTTAATTTAGGCAGAATAGATTGCTGATTACTGAGCTTCTTGCTCTTTATTTGGAATATTGTAttaacttcttttttattttctaaaggAGCTCGCACAGAGCTGTTTCACTTCGTCAACTTTCCACCAATTTTGCACAGTTCAATAATTTGCAGACCCCACTAAGGTCGAGGAGGCCACTGAGCAGAAAGGTATGCGGAGTTCTTGTGTTTTCTCCATGagtttactttttttaaaagttgaCCTTGATGATAAACTACAGGATGCACAAGTCATAAACGAATGGAGGTTTATGAAGTTAAAGGAATACAGGGATGGAAACATTGCAGCTGAAAATGAAGCTTTTGATCGATACGTGCAGAATGTTGGTCTATTAGAGGAGGTGTTTGCTGTGAATTCTGCAGAGGATGAGAAGAATGAGGATGATTCAACAGAAGATGATAATGAAGCAATGATAAACCGGTTGAAGTTACAGCTTAGGTCAGATCCAGTTAGAATAGAGAATACCAGAAAGAGGATGCAATATGTTATAGATCAGGGATTGAGGAAGGTGAGGAAGTTGGAGGCAGGTGACAATGCTACTGACCTTAATGATCTAGATGCACTtggcaaaaagaaaaaggccAAGACCGCTGAAGCTGAGCATGTTGCAGCATTCACTGATCTTATGGATAAGTTGAATAAagctcgaaatgaggaagaccTGAAAATTTGCTGGGAGATGAAGTCCCAGCTGTTTAACCAACctaaaaaagaaaagcaagcaGAGTCAGAAGATGCAGAGACATACATTGAGCAGAGTTTGAAAGATAGTGTCCCGCCAACAATGCCATGGGGTCATTCTCAACCTAAGTGGTTTAGCACAGCTACTGTTGATGATGAAGAACTTTGTCAACTTAATGAAGAGTTTGATTCACTTGAGGATATAGAAGAACTGTAACTTTTTACAATCGTTAGGCCGGGTTGTAAGTTGTGTAGTCATTAGTTAGGGGCCCAATTTGGCGGTCTGATCTTTTATGTTTCATGTTATATAGTGACTAGTGAATGGTTGACAAGTTATAGTGCCTGGTGCACAGCTTAATGGTGACCCATTTTATTGCATTTGTAGGGAATCAGTCTTCACCACCTATTTTAGGTGGCTGTTTTATTTCATGCTAACTGGACTTTGGTCCATACATGAAAGTCcaacttaattatattttgttcCTTCTGGGCCTACTCCCCAAATCAAACAGGCCAATATGAATACAAAGTTGTTCTGAATCTGTATCAAGTATAATGATAAtaggggtatatttgaatcgAAAGTATAACAGAAAGGATATATAATTTCGATCCgaaagtataacaattaacaaggGGTGTATTTAAACTATTTCTGATAGTATAGTGGTATAGTTGATCCTTTTCTGTTTATTAAATTCTTGCAATATCTTGTACGTTATTGTGTTTTATTTCGAGAATAATGTTTTCTAATACTACAAATGCTTCTTTGGAAGTTTTAAATCCAACACATCATCTGTTCATATATTTATAGACTAACTTGTCAAAAATCAGTAGAAATAACATTTATTGGTCATTTTTCGACCCTCCTTTTAAAAAGTAACTACTattatgaaattttaaattctacACCTGAAACTCCATCAGTTTTTTTGGGCTTTAAAGATTCAATGTAGAGTCTTATATTTCCATTATTATCGTAAAACCAATATCCACTGGCCATATTTTGGCTTTATTTTGGAGTTTTACCAGTGAAGTTTGAAGTTTCGTGATAATGATAATTCTTCATTTATAGAAGTTAAAATCTGGCTGTTTGTTACCATTATGATTCCTTAATGACGTGTTTGAATATTATTTGTCGTTTTTGAATATCTGTATGACCTAAATACTTGATAGATGCACTTGTTGATAGACTTGAgttttttataatataatcaaataaaGGATAATAATATTTGTTGAATTTATGCACCAAATCCAATTTGACTTTAAATATCCTCTTCACATTGCCAAGACCAAAACTCTTCTCAAATAGCACTATCAAATTCATAAGATGACTTTAATTCTAAGTCAATAGAGCATCATCAATTGCCATATTATAAGCTTCAAAAGTTGGCCAGACATGGACCTATGTTAGTGGGCAAAAACATTAATGATTTCTCCAAATTTTTGTGGAAAAAATTACAAGGTATTTATCTTGGTGGAGTTAGTATAGGTACCAGATGAAATTAGTTAAGGTGTGAGCAAACTGACCCTGACaccataatattttttaaaaaattgctttttagaaaaaatgtgttgacaagtatgattttcttttacttgtGATATTCGAACCAATTTTTACGCATCAACTATTTCATTGAATACAGTCTATCTCCTATCATCACATGTATTGACTAACCCTACACACCAAAACTTAGTGTTATTATACTTTCTTCTTCCCAATATTTTAAGGATAGATTCAAGAAAATGCAGACAAATCAGTAGACGAGGAAACCAAAGATGtgattttgattaaaaaaattttaaaagttaattcTTGAAATACTGATAAAGAAATATCCCCACACTTCACCTTCTAATTTTAAAGTAGCATCCCAATCAAAATCCATGAATGGCCACAcacaaaatacaaataacaataataatgtgATAGTGGTATAGAATCCCAATAAGTTCCTCCATATCATGTGCACCAAAAAAGTGAAATTTAAATGAGAACAATACAATCAATCTCCTTGGAAcaatcaaacaaaataaaaaggtCCATGTTCCTTTGTTTCATCTAAATTGATTCATACTTCccatatttcaaattatttgtcgTGATttctataaataattatttcaaaaaaatatattttaaaacataaataaggataaaataatcaataaaatcctctcctatttaatatttttttaagaaacatgtaaaagaaaaacacgataaattatttaaaatggaGAGACTTCCATACATTAGTCAAAATGCGTGGagagaaaagaaagattaaagagaAAGTAAGGAATcccatcaaatatatatatatatatatcactaaTTATGACAAAGAAGTTTCACATTATTTTCAATTCCCTTGAAACAATGTCCCTcaaaatcataaagaaatttGTTTGGTTGCTTCTTTTCTAAATACTCCTAATTGTTTCATTTATTCTTCATGCTTACCTCTAATAATTATTTGCATGACCTTTTGTTTGGTGGAAATCCATCTTTCTATGCAAATTTTCCTCCTTGAAACAAGGTTGTCAAATGctttcaattttcaatagtTAAGCACATCTCAACATCAACTTTTCATTGTCTTTACCAAAGGATGTGATATAGTAGTAAATAGTTCGTTCATCCTTAAGGTCTGTGGTTATATCTCTAAGTAGAATTCTCCATGTGAATCAGAATTAATCGGCCTCAAAATAGATATCAAACACCACgaggaaaaccaaaaaaaaaattaaaaaaaatcattgccTTAGCTTTTAagatttagagcccgtttggttgaccaacttaaagcctctaactttaagttataaaattcttaaagtcagtcaaaaatgaaaagttaggatttctaactttttttttcaaagtgcttAAACCATTTTGTTtaaccatggaaattacttttatatcccttatattttaactaaattcccaaactaccctttttattcttttaaccctaaaattcaaacacttattttcaacataagcacttttatccaaacactcaattgattatttataaaaataactttcagcacttcaaaattctaaaaacacttcatacataaaagttactttttttaagctcatccaaacgggctcttagtcgATTCACCTTTCacttttgaaattcaaaatatttattaaagttGTCAATGCAAGTTAAAAGAAATAACGTGTAGAATGGGGAAGGAGGTACATAGTTATGTAGATTGTCTGATTATTCTTCTCTTTTAGAAAAGTTTGGGCATGTGTATTTTGCAGTGAAGTGTCATGTGGAGCTTGTACTATTTTTAGAGTGGAAATAATTACTCTATGAAGAATTGTACTTTTATTTTCGGTCAATTATTTCTATCTAAAGAGATTAATTTTAATCGTAAAtttgaatataaataatttttaaaatttttaaaaataaaatttatatatttaaaaattatataaaaatattataaattaaaaataattgataattaaaaatatttaaaagatataaaaaaaattatgataaaaaaggaCTAATTGTATCAATCAAAAAATTTGAATTGTGACACATAAATTAAGACAGACAGAAGGAGTACCAACTTTGCATTGTCAAGTCCCGTTAGAAGGGCCACTATCTCATGTAcctaatttcttcaattttgggtGAACTTTACTTTGACACTTATTGATCTAATTTTTACTCGAAGATTAAAagtgaaagagagagagagcaaGGTTCTCCCACATTAGGGAGGAGAGCATGTAAATAAGTTAGTTTGACATTTGTACTGGAGTTTGACTATATTTGAATCATGTGTTAGAGGGCTCATTCTCAGAATAACACTtccaacataattttttttatatccaaACTTCGAATTCCAAACCTTTGGCTAATTCGGTGGAGCGACCCCAGTCATCCTACCACAATACGTGTTGGTACATAGCACTAGTTAGCTAAATGATGAAGACAATTGACCACTTAATTAATTTAACTAATAGAGATGGtgtttgcaacaaattttaaatatatggaAAATTTatcaatcataaataaaatttgaagaaacaagaatattttattgataaatagtGCGGTTATAATTCTGTTCCTCTCTAGATTTTCTCCTTGATTCAAAAGTCGTTAATAGCGTATTTATTAAACTAGGATGATTTGGATTTGATCTCCATGAAAGGATTTGTATATGTTCTCGAAGTATTTGATTATCAAGAAAGgtttgacatattttgatctctttatgaatattcCATGAATTTGCTGAATTTTTGAGATGACTTTTCAAGGGAATATAATACTTTTATATAGGCATGAATTAGAGTTCAGGGTAAAGTAACCTCCAAGAAATCCTAACTAAAATAGAACTCGTCCTATAAAATTTCGATGTCTAGGGATGGCTTACGCAAAACTATCCTcttaatttaaatcatttatattttctaaaaaagtgGTATCCTTTGTCATTTGTTTGGAGTATAAATATTCTTATCACCTAATAATCGGTTAGCCCACTCTTAGTTTTTAAATGTTAAAAATAAGGAGATGGGCCGGCAATGGCGGAATCAGAATTTTAAATAATGCGTTCAAAATCTAAAGAAGTAGATACACGAACTAGCTGAAGGGGGTTCGATATtcactatttatacataaaaaaatattttaaccatatataaatagtataatttttcaccgaagggggttcggatgaatcCCTAGCCACCATGTGGCTCTGCCCCTGTGGGCTGGGGATAACTGAATGTTTATCGATTTGATGTTGCGATTTAATTTGTGTCCACTTTTTTTTAATACGTATATCAATTTCGTGATAACTTTAGATAAATAATAACTGAAGCTAGTTTTGACAATGTTTGAACTACAGTATAAAAACTTCAATTATGACTGTAGTTCAAACAAAAAGGCTAAAGTTTAGATAAAATGATTGAGTTCAGATAAATATAACTGAAGTCCATTACTTAAAGCATGAACTTCTCTTATATGTAACTTCTTGcattttgaagtttgaatttgACAAACTTAACTTCAAACACCGTATCTGAAATAGGTatgtgtaattatttttttttaaaaaaaggtaaGTATAAATTAAGTGGCGATATTAAAATAGTCTCCACGTGAAATTTTTATACAATTAAGATATTATATAGTTCAAATTAAATGTTACGGTCCAcaatatttacaaaaaatattcaacttaaaatttgtGGTTCCCATATTGTGactaatgaaggaaaatataCTCTATTATTCCAACAGAAACTTCTTGGTTGGTTTATGCTAATGCTAATCCCTGATTTGAAGAAAGCCACCTGATTAGCACTTTATTAATTAACACGTCGTTTTGTGAAATAGGTAACAAATACGTTTaggataatatatttttagctGGTGCACAAGAAAATAGGTaagaaacatatatatttttctgaaaatcatttttcaaaaagaaataaatatttttctttgaacCGAACACACAATAAAAAAGATAGGGTAACCAATTTTGTTTAACAATTATTAACTCATCTAATCATCAACGTCCTGATTGGCTCAAAGAAAAGGACTTATTGCAATTAATAATTGAAAGGGAAAAATGTTCTTATGTtaagaacatatataatatgtttatattctttcttatattcaattaattaatGTGACTAATGATTTTGCTGTGTTTATTCTTTACGTTTTAATGTCCAAAAATTGAATAGCCAAATAAATAGTCCAATAAATCTTGCTGACCCACTCTGATAAGATATATATGGGATCAAAATTGATGATATATAAGAATTTATTATAAGTGTAATTTGGTCTGATGTCTttatattcttaaaaaaaacaCACTTTATTATTACAAATACTAATTGATACatagtatatataaaaaaaactcttGACTATCTTTTTGAATTAATCTAAACATGATTCGACAAAATCGTTAATCCAATTAACTAATTAAACGATCAAATGCAAATACTGAAACATGAAaatgtattaaagtgtgtgataaatgtattatccattaATAAATTtctattatatgtgttttacaaattatttttggtgatatctattaaaattgtattataagtgtctaatgaaaaaaatatgttattgctattaatgataaatattttcttaatatgacatatctatgtaagtttccctttcaTCAAAGCGCTGCTATGTTGGGCCACGATATAAAGCTGGGCCTAGTACAATTTGGGCCTCAAACGCGCCCTTTAAGCTGGAGGCGTATGATAGTCAAAACACATAATTTAAGAGGcgtataaaataaaatgtgagAAGTAAAGTGGTCCGAAGGGATACTGAATTTGAGCCAAGAAATTTGCGCCCCCTAGAATGAGATTACTATTAAATTAGGCGGTTGAAAAGCATCTAATTATTGAATTCTTTTGGAAAATCTTGTACGTTATTATTGTGTGTTTCAAATTTAAAGAGCTTTGACTTGGAGGATCATATCATGTCATGCCCTTAATAACAAGTTAAATCTGCTTATTTTGCAGTTTCAATTTCAATACATTATTGATATCTGTCTATTATAACTTGTAAACAACGTCTTTCTATTCAAACTTCCTCTCATTAAacgatttttcattttttattttcttcgtGGAACAATTAGTGGTGAAGTCGGAATTTTTATCAAGGGTGTTCATACTTTAGGacaagttaaaaaaatatatgttaaatgtaccaaaatgtcttttaatcttATAGTCTAAAGAGTGTTCATACTTTAGGACAAAACGGAactaaaaaatttaatgaaacgCCCCTGTCAAGGCTTGAACCCAAGCCTTCAAGGTGAATTTGCACACCCAGACAAGGCTATATTTCTTTACTATGTCAAGGGTGTtcagtaattaatatatatctgacaatatcaatatttaatatatatactcGCAAAAATTTTCCGACAAAGATTGTTCATCTGACCACCCTTAACTAGGTGTAGCTCCGTCCCTGGAAACAGTGACTGATCCAAGATTTTTACTCATGGggttctaaaaatataaatgtcaCCCCCAGCAGAAATTGAACCTACAAATTGAGGATAATATTTGGAGCCGAAGTTGCATAGCCTAGTACCATTGAGCTGTCTCTCATTTTTAGCCTAGTACCATTGAGCTGTCTCTCATTTTTGATTTAAGTGATTCAAAATAATACATGTACAATAATATAGAAAATTTACCCTATATATAAAAggacagcccggtgcactaaagctcccgctatgcgcggggttcGAAGAAGGGCCTGactacaagggtctattgtacgcagccttaccctatatatatatatatgaaaaaaataatccaaaagGGTTCGGGTGAACCCCACACCCACGTAGGTCCGCCTTGCCCGGGAACAATAGCATCTATCTCAACTAGCTCTCATTAAACTCCTCATTAACCAAATACATTCCTAATCTTAAACTTCATCATTTTTAAGTatgaaaatgaccattttaggaatttttttttgtattggaATGGTTTAGTTAGGCCAACCCCCTTCAAGgatgataataacaatatatatatatctatcattTGATTGGCTCTCCGAATTTCATACGtgccatatatatattattttgaaaataacataaaaattattataaatcacaataattaacaattttaaatatttttaaaaatatataataaaaaaattaattaacgcTACAGATAGAATTTGTGTGgcatataaaatatttctaatgaAGTTAAGCGCATGCCATCCACACACACTTTTATATAAACATTTGATTGTTTACGTAAAGGTAGGTGAATAGAAATGAGAATATGGTCCAGATTAATTAAAGGGGGTGTTACGTATCTATGGGTAgagataaattcaaaatttatattttaggaattcaatttttaagttgtTTATAACCATTAAATAAACTTATTGCATTTCGAAGATAAAGAGTCACTACACCAAAAATGATCTTTAGCGGTAATTAATTAATGACAATGGTTTAATTGTTACTAAAAATGTCTTTTTAGAAGCAATTAACATTCTTTGTAAATGTCGCTAAAGCCTATAACGACATTGGATCTAATGACAATTAACTAATGCCGGTAAAGGTTTTAGCACTCTTTGTTAATGTGCATAATTATTGTcgctaaaagttatttttgttgtagtgAGTTCCAATCTATAATTTGTTAcaaatttaatgatttttaaaatattaatttacatTTTTGTattgaaaatattgaatttagatGAACCCAATACTATGCGGGAAGCTAAGTCAACAAAACTCAAAGGAGGCAACAAGGCAAAACAACGTGGATgcaaaggaaagaaaaacatTGACACCCATTTTTATGTTTGTATAGTTAGAAGAGTAGTGTGGTGGATACGTAGTACTTAACTAAGAGATGACTTTGGTAGCCCATTCTTAATAATAATGCAATTGGTTGAGGTGCAACTAGCTAGGGCTTGAGCTAAAGTGTCCGCTATAGGTTTGATCGAATTCAGAAACATTTGTTTAACGTTTGTATTTGTCTTAAAAATTTACTTATCAATATGTACGTATACCCTTAGTCTAGAACCcaaaaacttagaaaaattaGAATGGATTAGaatccataaattttaaattttgatttcgcTGGAGATCGAATACAACATAAATGAATGGTGAGAAGAAGATCATACATATCATACATGTTGTTGGATTTGACAAAAGAAAACATTAAAGATCTTTTGGTGCTAATGAATTAGACTCCACAGCACATAAtaaaaatccaagaaagttttaaaatatatatagagcTATATATATTAGGTGTATTAATTAGCCTACTATTGATAATGACAAAGGCATAATAATGTATATATAGAGGTTCCAATCAATAAGgccataaataaaattaaagagcATCTCAAAAATAGCAAAAGGATCAAAGGAAATAATACCaaaaaagtgaaaaagggaAACTCATTGAAAGAAAATGATGTCATGTGTGTACTCTTTCATTGGTTCCATTTTTTTTACAGCTTACACTAAAAACAACACCTACTCTCTGTGTTCAAGTACCATTACTTCTTTTGTTTTCTAAACTTAAAAATGACAATTAAGTGTACGAAGCATTTCGTGTTTATACATGCATGATTTTAGAAATTAGAGATGCACTACGTACATTCCATCTAAGCGTACGTCTATTCGCCACAATGTCTAGATATACAAATGATTGCGTAGAGAAAATATAACTAATTCGACCTTTTCAGTAGTATTGTTGATATCTTTTTTCATAACTTTTGTTGTTGTCGAAACTATGTGGTAGGGGTGTAATATAGCTATATTGACCCTAACATAAGTATTAATATATAGCTGATTTCACTTGAATTTTAAGTTATACAGAAATTACTTTACCGTTATATATGTCAAGGAATCCcttcaattaattattttgtagGTGAAGTTTTATGGATTCTGACATAAACATTATAAATTCCCATAGGAGAAAAAGGATGgactaaaatattaaaatactaaaaaaaaaaagaaacagtgcatagagaaaaaaaagaagaaaattccatgaaaaaaaaagggaagtAGAGATAAGAGAATCCTTCAGTCCCTCTCATGCATGCAGACCTATAACAGTGATATCCAGCCTGGGAAAGTtaaaaacttttcttttattctttttattgatTTCGATTCGAAGCcaataacaacatattcaaTATAGTTTTATAAATAATGTCTAAAAAATGTGAGGTGCACACAAACTGTACTTCTATTTTTGTGAGACATCGAGATCGTTGGGTTGAAAATAACAACTTGAAATTTAATAGAAAAGGTTAcaaaaatcatatcaac
The genomic region above belongs to Solanum dulcamara chromosome 5, daSolDulc1.2, whole genome shotgun sequence and contains:
- the LOC129889751 gene encoding uncharacterized protein LOC129889751 isoform X1, whose product is MAASSPALSNHSADNAPSPSPSPSPSPAVPTATAAAFSSLPTTNASKNLRGLNKPKCIKCGNVARSRCPFQSCKSCCAKAQNPCHIHVLKGGSTLPDKIPASGSPVVDQQSTEASHSGSSHRAVSLRQLSTNFAQFNNLQTPLRSRRPLSRKDAQVINEWRFMKLKEYRDGNIAAENEAFDRYVQNVGLLEEVFAVNSAEDEKNEDDSTEDDNEAMINRLKLQLRSDPVRIENTRKRMQYVIDQGLRKVRKLEAGDNATDLNDLDALGKKKKAKTAEAEHVAAFTDLMDKLNKARNEEDLKICWEMKSQLFNQPKKEKQAESEDAETYIEQSLKDSVPPTMPWGHSQPKWFSTATVDDEELCQLNEEFDSLEDIEEL
- the LOC129889751 gene encoding uncharacterized protein LOC129889751 isoform X2 — encoded protein: MAASSPALSNHSADNAPSPSPSPSPSPAVPTATAAAFSSLPTTNASKNLRGLNKPKCIKCGNVARSRCPFQSCKSCCAKAQNPCHIHVLKGGSTLPDKIPASGSPVVDQQSTEASHSGSHRAVSLRQLSTNFAQFNNLQTPLRSRRPLSRKDAQVINEWRFMKLKEYRDGNIAAENEAFDRYVQNVGLLEEVFAVNSAEDEKNEDDSTEDDNEAMINRLKLQLRSDPVRIENTRKRMQYVIDQGLRKVRKLEAGDNATDLNDLDALGKKKKAKTAEAEHVAAFTDLMDKLNKARNEEDLKICWEMKSQLFNQPKKEKQAESEDAETYIEQSLKDSVPPTMPWGHSQPKWFSTATVDDEELCQLNEEFDSLEDIEEL
- the LOC129889751 gene encoding uncharacterized protein LOC129889751 isoform X3 yields the protein MAASSPALSNHSADNAPSPSPSPSPSPAVPTATAAAFSSLPTTNASKNLRGLNKPKCIKCGNVARSRCPFQSCKSCCAKAQNPCHIHDKIPASGSPVVDQQSTEASHSGSSHRAVSLRQLSTNFAQFNNLQTPLRSRRPLSRKDAQVINEWRFMKLKEYRDGNIAAENEAFDRYVQNVGLLEEVFAVNSAEDEKNEDDSTEDDNEAMINRLKLQLRSDPVRIENTRKRMQYVIDQGLRKVRKLEAGDNATDLNDLDALGKKKKAKTAEAEHVAAFTDLMDKLNKARNEEDLKICWEMKSQLFNQPKKEKQAESEDAETYIEQSLKDSVPPTMPWGHSQPKWFSTATVDDEELCQLNEEFDSLEDIEEL